GATACAAAACGATGAGCGATATCGCGATCGGCGGCATCGGAATGGCCGTCTTGCTGGCAATGCTTGCATTCAGGATTCCTGTCGCATTCGCCATGTTTTTTGTCGGATTTGTCGGCATTTCTCTTCTGCACAATTCTGCTTCGGCCATGAGCCTGCTGGCATCGGAGAGTTTTACGCTGGCCTCGTCGCAGGAACTGGTTGTGATCCCGCTGTTTATCCTGATGGGCAATGTGGCGACCGTGACGGGCATGAGCCGCAGGCTTTACGATGCTGCATATGCGATTGTCGGCTCATTCAGGGGCGGCCTCGCATCGGCCACGGTCATCGGATGCGGGGGATTTGCGGCGCTGTCCGGATCATCGGTCGCTTCCGCCCTGACAATGGGCAAAGTCTCGCTCGGGGAGATGAAACGGTTCAACTACGACGAACGCCTCTCTACCGGTGTCGTCGCCGCCGGTGGCACGCTTGGAATCCTCATTCCGCCGTCCACGGGTTTCGTGATCTATGCAATTCTCGTCGAGCAGTCGATTGGCCGGCTGTTTCTGGCTGGTGTTTTGCCGGGCCTCCTGTTGGCAGCCATGTTCATCCTGACGGTGACAATGCTTTGCTACTGGAAGCCCGAATTCGGGCCGGCAGGCCCGAAGACTTCACTGCGGCAGAAGGGCAGGGCGTTTCTGGGGGCCGCGCCGATCGTCTCGATTACGCTTTTGACCATCGGCGGAATCTATGGCGGGTTCTTCTCGCCGGTCGAGGCGGCTGCGGTCGGTGCTGGCCTGGTGATTTTCGTCGGCGCACTTATGGGACATCTTTCCCTCAAGGGGCTATGGTCCGCAGCAAGGGAATCGGTGGTAACCACGGCTTCTGTCATGTTGATCGTGATGTCGGCCAGCCTGATCAACCCCTTCCTCGCGCTCAGTCATATCCCGCAGGTTGCGGGTGACTTCCTCGTCAACCTCCCGGTGCCGCCGCTTGCTATTCTGATGTTGATTCTGCTGACCTACGTGGTGCTCGGCTGTTTTCTGGACAGTCTTGCGATGCTGGTGCTGACGTTACCGATCTTCTTTCCGGTGATTGTCAATTTCGGCTACGATCCGATCTGGTTTGGCGTACTGGTGGTGCTGACCTTGGAAATGGGACTGATTTCGCCGCCAGTGGGGATGAATGTATTCATCGTGAAGTCGGTCGCGAAGGATGTGCCGCTTGGCCGGATCTTTGCTGGTGTCATACCGTTTTTCCTTGCCATGCTGCTGACGCTGGCGATCATTGTGGCATTCCCGCAGGTTTCGTTGATTCTTCCAAACACAATGATCAACTGATCGCCGCCGAGCGAAAGCCTAGTCGCTGCGAACACCGGAAATTCGGGCAGCTGTGAAACGACGGCCGCTGCGTAAAGCTAGCAGCAAGCTTTTCCCGTTCCCGGGCGCGGCATCTCCAATAGCACGCCGATGAAAATGGGACCCGCTATCTGCATCGGCCTTGCTTTTGACATCAACCCGCACGAATCCGAAAGCTGTATACATGAAACTCTCGCATTGTGAGAAACTGTGCGATATGATGGGCTAATCAGGGTGCTTCTTCCTGTTTTGTTTCTATTGTGTATACAAATGTCGATCTTGCGTGGAGGAGACGCCGGGTATGTTGGGCATAGTGAGGAACTCGAGTGCCGACCGCGCACCCGACAAGCATCAGCTCAAAGCACTACTTGATGGATTTTCAATAGAGGTGATGCCGCGTACGGCGGCAAAGATCGCGGAATTCAAGGATCTGCTACCGACTGGCACCAGAGTCTATATTGCCCATATCGAGGGAACGCCAATCGAGGACATGGTCGCGTTGGCGAAGCGGTTGCATAGGGATGGATTCCGGGTGATGCCGCATTTCCCGGCGCGGATCATCAAGGACAATTCCACCCTGGAAGACTGGATAAAGCGCTACACCGGCGATGCAGGCGTCTCCGAAGCCTTGCTTCTGGCCGGCGGGGTGGAGAAACCATACGGTATCTTCGAAAGCTCCATGCAACTGATGGAAACGGGCCTGTTCAAGCAATTCGGTTTCGAGCGACTGCATGTGGCGGGGCATCCCGAGGGCAATCTCGACATAGACAGAGATGGTTCGACCAGGATCGTCGACGAGGCACTTCAGTGGAAGCAGGCATACTCCGAGCGAACCGATACCGAGATGGTGATCGTCACCCAGTTCGCGTTCCATGCGGGGCCAATCATTTCCTGGTCGGAGCGACTACGGACAATGGGTATGACATTGCCGATCCATGTCGGTATCGCGGGGCCGGCCAAGTTACAGACATTGTTGAAGTATGCTGTTGCTTGCGGTGTTGGCCCGTCCCTGAAGGTCTTGCAGAAGCGCGCCATGGACGTATCAAAGCTGCTTGTTCCTTATGAGCCGATCGACGTCCTCTCCGATCTCGCTACCTACAAGGCCAACAATCCGGACAGCTTGATCGAGAATGTTCATTTCTTTCCGCTTGGTGGCATCAAGGCCAGCGCGAATTGGGCGGTCGAACGGATCGAATAGTCAGGACAGCCTCGGCATGCCGCCAAGCTTGCCCAGAAGTTCGGCGACGTTTGCTGCCTTGAATTTTTTCAGCAGGCGCGCCCTGTAGGCCTCGACCGTGCGGGGGGAGATGTCGATGATGCGGGCGATTTCCTTGGAAGTGCGCCCTTCGCCGAGATACATCACGAGCTGACGTTCACGCACCGTCAGTTCCTGTACCGGGCGTTCGTGCGAGAGGTCGGCAAAACTCCATACCGCCTTCATAAGCGGATCGCCTTCCTCGGTCAGGGTGATGCCGCGTACACGGCACCAGAACAGCGAGCCGTCGGATCGGGCCATGATGCGTTCGTCCGAGTAGCGGTTGGCCTCGCGCAGCGGCTTCACCCCCACATCCCGTATTTTCACGAACTCCTCGTAGGACGGATAGAGAATGGCAAAGGACTGGTTGCGCAGGTGGTCAACCGTGAAACCGAACATGCGCGCAAATGCCGGATTGCAGGTTCGAATCACCCTGTTTTCGGTCATGACTATTCCGACCGGGGCATGTTCCCAGGCCAAGCGATCTAGTGTCTCGTAACTGTTCGCGGGGTCCATGCGTAATTCTACGATATTGCCTGCCTTGCTCGTTGAAGCGGATACTACCATCCAACCCGCATGTGCAAAGAGGAATGCATGCGTGGGCACGTTCCGGTCTGGCCCGGCAACTAAGTGCATGGCGCAGCGCGCGGGTTGGGGGCGTAGATCGCGCTACGTAAAAAGGGAGGATATTGCGATGAAACGGATCTTGGCGACGCTTGCCGTCGCGGGAAGTGTCACTGCGGCCGCGTTCGCATCGGCTTTGGCCGGCGATGACACTGTCAAGCTGGCGCTCGTGCATGGCCTGTCGGGTTCGCCGCTTGAAGCTTATTCGAAGCAGACATCAACCGGTTTCATGCTCGGGCTTGAATATGCCACCAACGGCACAATGACCGTGAAGGGGCGCAAGATCGAGGTCATCGAGAAGGATACACAATTCAAGCCCGACATCGCGCGTTCGGTTCTCGAGGAGGCCTATGGCGACGACGACGTGCTGATCGCCGTTGGCGGGACCTCCTCGGGCGTTACAACTGCCATGTTGCCGGTGGCCGAGGAATACGAGAAAATCCTGCTGGTCGAGCCGGCCGTGGCGGACACTCTGACCGGTCCGGATTCCAACCGCTATGTCTTCAAAACTTCGCGCAACTCGTCGATGGACATGCAGGCCCAGGCACTGGCCCTGAGGCCCGATTCCGATCTGCATGTGGCAACACTGGCGCAGGATTATGCCTTTGGTCGTGACGGTATCGCCGCCTTCAAGGCCGCGCTCGAAGGCACCGGCGCAGTGATCGAGGCGGAAGAATACGTGCCTCAAAAGACCACGGACTTCACCGCAACCATAGAGCGTCTGTTCAATGCGCTGAAAGACAAGGAAGGCCGCAAGGTTATTGTAATCTACGTGGCGGGAATTGATGCAATGACGCCGCTCGTTGCCGCCGATCCCGGCCGCTACGGTATCGAAATATCTACCGGTGGCAATATCCTGCCGGCCATGGCTTCTTACAAGAAGGTGCCGGGCATGGAAGGCGCGATTTACTACTACTATGAAGCGCCGAAGAACCCGATCAACGACTGGCTCGTAACCGAGCACATGAAACGCTTCGACACTCCGCCGGATTTCTTCACCGCCGGCGGCATGGCGGCGGCCCTCGCCATCGTGGAGGCCCTTGAGGCGGCCAACGAATGGGATACGGAGACGCTTGTTTCAACCATGGAGGGGATGAGCTGGGAGACCCCGAAAGGCACGATGACCTTCCGGCCGGAAGATCATCAGGCGTTGCAGCCAATGTTCCACTTCAAGATCCGTGTCGATGACGATGTGGAGTGGGCCATTCCGGAGTTGGTGCGCGTAATCGCGCCGGAAGAGTTGGACATTCCGCTGGGGCGCAACAACCAGTAGGTCGTGTCTTTCGCGTAGTCGGATGCGGCGATTACATCGCCGCGCCGGCCACCATGTCGCGGTATTCCAGCCATGATCGCTCCTTCCATCGAAACGCGTGACCTGACGATCCGCTTCGGCGGACATGCCGCGGTGAATAGTGTCTCCTGCACCTTCCGCCCGGGCGAACTTACCGTGATCGTCGGGCCCAACGGCGCGGGCAAGACAACTTTCTTCAGCCTGGTGTCCGGCCAATTGAGTCCGACCGAGGGGGCGATCCTGAAAGACGGTAGGGATATCACGCAATTATCGCCATCTGCGCGGGCCAAGGCCGGTATTGGCCGGGCATTCCAACTGACCAATCTCTTCCCGAAGCTTTCGGTGCTGGAGAATGTACGTCTTGCCGTCCAGGCCCGGCATGGTGTTGGCCCCCGGCTGTTTCGGCCCGCAGCTGCTTTCTCGGAGATCAGTGACCGGGCGGCGGAACACCTGCGTGCAACGCGGCTGGAGGACGTGGCGGACTTGCCGGCTGCCGCGCTTCCGCATGGCGATCAGCGCAAACTCGAGGTGGCGATCCTGCTGGCCATGGAGCCGGACATCTTCATGTTTGACGAACCGACCGCCGGCATGAGCGTCGACGAAGCGCCGGTAATCCTCGAACTGATCGACGAAATCCGGCAGGACAAGACCAAGACAGTCCTGCTGGTCGAGCACAAGATGGACGTGGTGCGTGCATTGGCGGATCGTATTGTTGTCCTGCACAATGGTGAATTGGTCGCCGATGGCCCGCCGGAAGAGGTGATTGCCATGCCGATCGTGCGCGAGATCTATCTTGGCATTCCGGCAGAGGGGGGGGGCGCATGAGCCAGTATGTCCTCCGTCTTGATGATGTGCATACCGACATCGGCGAGTACCAGGTTCTGCACGGCATAACATTCAATGTGCCTGAGGGCGGTGTGCATGTGCTGCTGGGGCGCAATGGCGCCGGAAAGACAACAACACTACGCACAATCATGGGGCTGTGGCGGGCACGCTCGGGCGCCGTCGTGTTCAAGCATCATGACATCACTTCGATGCACACGTCCGACATCGCGCGGCTTGGGATCGCCTATGTGCCGGAGAACATGGGCATTTTCGGTGGCCTGACGGTGCAGGAAAACATGCGGCTGGCAACGACCAGCGGCAAATTCGACGACGGGCGGCTCGGCCATGTATTCGAACTGTTTCCGGCGATGGAGAAATTCTGGAGCAAGCCGGCGTGGTCGCTTTCCGGCGGGCAGAAGCAGATGCTGGCGATCTCGCGGGCGATCATCGAGAAACGTGAACTGATCCTGATCGACGAACCCACGAAGGGGCTGGCCCCGTCGATCATCCGGTCGATGATCGCCGCCTTCGAAGAGATATCGAGAGATTGCACCATCCTTCTGGTGGAGCAGAATTTCCTCTTCGCTTCTTCGCTTGGTCGCAATGTCAACGTGATCGATGACGGGCGCATCGCGCACGGCGGGTCAATGGAAGAGCTGGCCGGTGACAAGGAACTGCAGACACGTCTGCTGAGCCTGTCGCTCGACGCACATCAGTAGAGGCGGCGATGAAGAAGAGGATCATTGGGACAATGTTCGAGCGGGCCGGTGGAGTAAACGTGCTTCCGGTGATCCTAATGATCGTGGCGCTGCCGCTGGTCGGTTCGTTTTCATCCTGGGTGACGCTGACGGTCGCCGGGCTGGCCATGGGCATGATGATTTTCCTGATGGCGTCAGGACTCAGCCTCGTTTTCGGGCTGATGGATGTGCTCAATTTCGGCCATTCGGCCTTCATTTCGTTCGGGGCCTTCATCGCCGCCTCCGTCCTCGCGGCGCTGGCTGCCTGGGTGGGGGCGGATTCACTGACCCTGAATTTTCTGGCGCTGTTCGCGGCACTCGGCGCGGCGACGCTTTTCGGGCTGGCCGCCGGCTGGTTCTTCGAGCGTGTCATCGTCAGGCCGGTCTATTCGGATCACCTGCGCCAGATCCTGATCACCATAGGTGCACTGATCGTGGCGGAGCAGATTATCCTGGCTGTTTGGGGCGGCAATCCCGTCGCTGTGCCGCGTCCGACAATGCTCGAAGGTGCGTTTATCATCGGCGATGTCGCAATCGAGGTTTACCGCGTGTTCGCCTTCTTCCTCGGGCTGGCCGTGTTCATCGCGCTCAGCATGGTTCTCAACCGCACTCGCATCGGCCTGCTGATCCGGGCCGGTGTCGAGAACCGCGAGATGGTCGAGGCGCTAGGTTTCAGGATAGATCGACTGTTCATCGCCGTATTCATGGTCGGCTCGGCGCTGGCCGCGATGGGCGGCGCGATGTGGGCTGGTTACCAGGGGCTGATATCGGGGACGCTCGGCGGCGAACTGATGATCCTGGTCTTCATTGTCGTCATCATCGGCGGGCTCGGTTCCATCGAGGGGTCGCTGCTCGGCGCGGTTCTGGTCGGGTTGCTCGGCAATTACGTTGCCTTCATCTTCCCGAAACTCTCGCTTGCCTCGAACATGATCCTCATGATGGCGATATTGCTTTGGCGGCCATTGGGCCTGCGACCCGCGGTCGGCAGATAGGGGGCGCGGACCATGACGAGTACCAAGCTTGCTTTCGCGCCGCTTGCGGATACGG
This portion of the Oricola thermophila genome encodes:
- a CDS encoding TRAP transporter large permease → MSDIAIGGIGMAVLLAMLAFRIPVAFAMFFVGFVGISLLHNSASAMSLLASESFTLASSQELVVIPLFILMGNVATVTGMSRRLYDAAYAIVGSFRGGLASATVIGCGGFAALSGSSVASALTMGKVSLGEMKRFNYDERLSTGVVAAGGTLGILIPPSTGFVIYAILVEQSIGRLFLAGVLPGLLLAAMFILTVTMLCYWKPEFGPAGPKTSLRQKGRAFLGAAPIVSITLLTIGGIYGGFFSPVEAAAVGAGLVIFVGALMGHLSLKGLWSAARESVVTTASVMLIVMSASLINPFLALSHIPQVAGDFLVNLPVPPLAILMLILLTYVVLGCFLDSLAMLVLTLPIFFPVIVNFGYDPIWFGVLVVLTLEMGLISPPVGMNVFIVKSVAKDVPLGRIFAGVIPFFLAMLLTLAIIVAFPQVSLILPNTMIN
- a CDS encoding methylenetetrahydrofolate reductase, producing the protein MLGIVRNSSADRAPDKHQLKALLDGFSIEVMPRTAAKIAEFKDLLPTGTRVYIAHIEGTPIEDMVALAKRLHRDGFRVMPHFPARIIKDNSTLEDWIKRYTGDAGVSEALLLAGGVEKPYGIFESSMQLMETGLFKQFGFERLHVAGHPEGNLDIDRDGSTRIVDEALQWKQAYSERTDTEMVIVTQFAFHAGPIISWSERLRTMGMTLPIHVGIAGPAKLQTLLKYAVACGVGPSLKVLQKRAMDVSKLLVPYEPIDVLSDLATYKANNPDSLIENVHFFPLGGIKASANWAVERIE
- a CDS encoding LuxR C-terminal-related transcriptional regulator; amino-acid sequence: MTENRVIRTCNPAFARMFGFTVDHLRNQSFAILYPSYEEFVKIRDVGVKPLREANRYSDERIMARSDGSLFWCRVRGITLTEEGDPLMKAVWSFADLSHERPVQELTVRERQLVMYLGEGRTSKEIARIIDISPRTVEAYRARLLKKFKAANVAELLGKLGGMPRLS
- a CDS encoding substrate-binding domain-containing protein: MKRILATLAVAGSVTAAAFASALAGDDTVKLALVHGLSGSPLEAYSKQTSTGFMLGLEYATNGTMTVKGRKIEVIEKDTQFKPDIARSVLEEAYGDDDVLIAVGGTSSGVTTAMLPVAEEYEKILLVEPAVADTLTGPDSNRYVFKTSRNSSMDMQAQALALRPDSDLHVATLAQDYAFGRDGIAAFKAALEGTGAVIEAEEYVPQKTTDFTATIERLFNALKDKEGRKVIVIYVAGIDAMTPLVAADPGRYGIEISTGGNILPAMASYKKVPGMEGAIYYYYEAPKNPINDWLVTEHMKRFDTPPDFFTAGGMAAALAIVEALEAANEWDTETLVSTMEGMSWETPKGTMTFRPEDHQALQPMFHFKIRVDDDVEWAIPELVRVIAPEELDIPLGRNNQ
- a CDS encoding ABC transporter ATP-binding protein; the protein is MIAPSIETRDLTIRFGGHAAVNSVSCTFRPGELTVIVGPNGAGKTTFFSLVSGQLSPTEGAILKDGRDITQLSPSARAKAGIGRAFQLTNLFPKLSVLENVRLAVQARHGVGPRLFRPAAAFSEISDRAAEHLRATRLEDVADLPAAALPHGDQRKLEVAILLAMEPDIFMFDEPTAGMSVDEAPVILELIDEIRQDKTKTVLLVEHKMDVVRALADRIVVLHNGELVADGPPEEVIAMPIVREIYLGIPAEGGGA
- a CDS encoding ABC transporter ATP-binding protein, whose amino-acid sequence is MSQYVLRLDDVHTDIGEYQVLHGITFNVPEGGVHVLLGRNGAGKTTTLRTIMGLWRARSGAVVFKHHDITSMHTSDIARLGIAYVPENMGIFGGLTVQENMRLATTSGKFDDGRLGHVFELFPAMEKFWSKPAWSLSGGQKQMLAISRAIIEKRELILIDEPTKGLAPSIIRSMIAAFEEISRDCTILLVEQNFLFASSLGRNVNVIDDGRIAHGGSMEELAGDKELQTRLLSLSLDAHQ
- a CDS encoding branched-chain amino acid ABC transporter permease; translated protein: MKKRIIGTMFERAGGVNVLPVILMIVALPLVGSFSSWVTLTVAGLAMGMMIFLMASGLSLVFGLMDVLNFGHSAFISFGAFIAASVLAALAAWVGADSLTLNFLALFAALGAATLFGLAAGWFFERVIVRPVYSDHLRQILITIGALIVAEQIILAVWGGNPVAVPRPTMLEGAFIIGDVAIEVYRVFAFFLGLAVFIALSMVLNRTRIGLLIRAGVENREMVEALGFRIDRLFIAVFMVGSALAAMGGAMWAGYQGLISGTLGGELMILVFIVVIIGGLGSIEGSLLGAVLVGLLGNYVAFIFPKLSLASNMILMMAILLWRPLGLRPAVGR